aatgaaacaagatAAGTCTATTTTTAACATTGTCAGTGTCCTAACTTGTCTTCTCAAAGATAAAGGACAATTCCTATTTAGTTTGAGAAAGTGAGAAGCTATTAGTTACACTCCTGATACTTTACATGTGATGAACATGCTGGGCATTTGTGAGGCATagttatgaaatttattgttaGTTTTCTGTGAAGGATTCAACTTTTTGTAGATATGCAAGAAGTTGATATTCAAATTGGTCGGTCGAGAGCTTTCAGACATAGATGTGATCGATATAAAGCCATGGGTGATGCATGCGGAAGTTGCTGAGAAGTTTGTATGCAATGACAATCGAATAATACTAGCTGGTGATGCTGCTCATCGGTTCCCTCCAGCTGGTGGTTTTGGTAAGTAGCCCTCTTTTTGTGTCAACGGTGCAATTCCTCTAGTctattgatgaatttttttccccagaAGTTCGTAGCAACATTGTGACTTATAATACATCAAAGTTACACAGAAAAAATCATGAATCCTTAGGTGtgggattttatttatttatttatttatttatttttatgcaataAAATTGTTGGGAAGAACCTGTTGTAACACTTTGTGATGTGTGCCTCTCTAAGGATGCTCAAGTTGCTAGCtttatgcttttgttttggTGGACGTGGACTCTAGTAATGCATTGTAATGTGATATGTGTTATTTATGGTGTTAACACATGAGGGAAAGGCTGTGTGTCATGAAGCTACCATATTGATATGTTTACACTTTACAGCTTATTTGAGGTTGTATGTGAATTTGAGACAAAATATTTTGGGGTTAGGATGTAGGATTTAGTGACATCAATAGAATACTCTTGTTTTTGAAATGAATGAAGGAACTTTTTGTAgtgtacaaaaatatttaaaacgaTCATGCGTGTGGAGGTCAACAACCATTTATAGCGCAAAAGTGCTAATAATTTGAAGTTTTCTATATGCTGTGCAACTGATGGTTAACTGAGTCATTACGTTTCCATGCCTTCTCGTAATCAGAAGTCATAGAAAGTAACAAGTATCAGAGTTAAATACATATAGACATAGTATTGGGTTGGATCTTGCACAGTACTGAAACCAGATGGCCTTTTAGGCAGGACTCAAGAAAAGGGTCCACGTCCTGCTTGATGATACTACTTGTGGCAAGGGGAGGACTATTCCTAGTTATTTTGGTTAATACCGAAGAAAAATAATCAGTTGAACAATTTTACATGACTTATGCAGGAATGAATACTGGCATTCAAGATGCTCATAATCTTGCTTGGAAAATAGCTTCTGTTGTAAAGGGTATTGCACCAACTTCAATACTTGAAACTTATGAAACGGAACGTAAGCCGGTATTACTTTCTtccacatttttattttggtgcatgttgcaaattaatttttaatttaaataaatttttaatttctattattcTTCATCATCAGATTGCCATCTTCAATACGGCACTTAGTGTGCAAAACTTCAGAGCAGCCATGTCAGTTCCAGCTGCACTTGGTCTTGATCCAACTATTGCAAACTCTGGTAATCAATAAATATAGCCACTGATTCAAGCCTTTTGGACCCTGAGATGTTTTCACTTCCTTGTTCATTACTCATTAGTGACATGTAGTTATAATTGTCCCTTCTGCTGGAATTGCAGTACATCAAGTCATTAATAGTGGAGTTGGTTCTGTTTTACCTTCTGGACTACAGAGGGCAATTCTGGATGGAATTTTTACAATAGGCCGTGTACAGCTCTCTGAACATCTTCTGACTGAAAGCCATCCACTTGGATCTATGAGGCTTGCTAAATTAAGACATATATTTGAAGAAGGAAAGAGCCTTCAACTCCAGTTCCCTGCCGAGGATCTTGGTTTCAGGTGTAACCTCTTTTCAATTTCTATCTTTGGTGCAGCTACTTCATTGAAAATTCTTAAAGTTGATTTCAACCTTGTGCTGAAATTCCTgatatgattaaaaaatttaactagtCCTAGACTCCTAGTGTTCTGTAGCTGTAACTAATATTGTGGCTTTGTAGACAAATCTGATGAATGGATCATCAACTGAATGAGCGTTATCTTTATAACCATCTAATTCTAGGCCACTGATTTAGGTACCGGAAGGGAGCACTAATTCCTGAGAGTGACAGTGTGCTGGGTGCCCCAGAACTGCCTACTGGTCGTCGGAGGGACTATGTTCCTTCTGCAGATCCAGGGTCAAGGCTGCCCCATATGAATGTGAAGGTGTTATCCAATTTATCAAATGAGGTATGTAGTCACTTTGGTTTTGTTTCCATCTGATAATGTTTTCAGAGGGTCCAAATCTTGCTCAGAATTACCTCTAAGGGTCCTTTCATCATCCCAGATGTTAGATTAATCAGATCACTATTTTAGAAACCGGGAATTCTATGTCCCAGTTGCTCATCCAGCAATTagactaaatttaaaaatattttaatggcaCGTGTAAAGCTTGTGGGTGCTTAAGTGCTTATAAATGGTAGCATGTCGTGTTTTccatttttgttaatttattttcaagttttttttgtaGGAGATCTGTTCTACGCTGGATCTTGTATCCGGAGACAAAGTTGAGTTCCTTTTGATTATTGCACCAGTTGAAGAGTCTTATCATCTTGCTCATGCTGCATTCAAGTTGGCTAAGGAATTTGAAGTTTCTGCTAAGGTATGTGTTTTACGGTCTGCTGGTACTAAAGGAATTGAAGAAGGAAGTAATGCTGCATTGACACCTTGGGAGAATTACATAGATGTTGTGGAAGTTAAAAGGTCATCCACTTCACCATCATGGTGGGATATCTGTCAGATGACTGACAAAGGAGCCATCCTAGTTAGGCCTGATGAGCACATTGCTTGGCGTGCAAAGTCGAGAGTTGTCGGGGATCCTATTATGGAGATGAAAAGGGTTTTTTCTGCAATATTGGGTGTAGATTCTACCAAAAGATAGGAAACCATATACTAACACTATGACCTGTATTTGAATTCTGCACATGCTTTGGAAGGAGATGTCTTACCTGCAAGTAGCTACATACCTCTTGCAATCTGGATGTGCAGGCCTGATTGATTTATTCTTTCATGAGATagattaaattttgaataagtaTAGTGATAATCTTTTCCACGGTTGTTGAGATGATAAACTGAGTGGTGGGTAATAAAAGTAGTGTTAAGTGGTGAGTTTATATTAAAGCAATTGTTCACCTCTCAAAAACTTGCTGTCTTATTAAGTTGTGAGAAAAAGTTGTATAAGAGCCGTTTAATATTTTGGCTGGGAATAACCAGAATACGTTGTATATGTTTCTGCCATTTTAAGCTTGCTAATGCCAAAAGTAGTGGTATATATCAATATGCGATATATTCAGTACCTATTTAAccttttgtttagtttatattCTGTATGTAATCCTCTCTCACAGCATGTGTAGGTATAATTATACAAATTCCCTGTTGTAAATAAGCTCAAATTTgtttaataagaaaattaatcaaGCTTAAATGTAATCTAGCTTGTTGATGCATTCAAGCCCGAATTATATTCGGAATAAGACTATAAATGAATCACATTGAAATTTTACCACCCTAATTGGTATTTGTACAGTTGCTGGTGAGTGATTGgctcaaaaaatataaaatcaaagtcTTTGAGATGGGACAGAGCCAGATGTATTACTGCATTAATATTTAACGAGATTTAGGAAAAATCTTAGATAAtttgtttgcttttttctttgttttacattACTATTTCATATTTTAGAAGGTAAGGAAGATTATTAGATGTATCATGTATGCTTTCTGTTCGTTTTAAATATGGTTCATGGAAAAGATGTAGCAATTCTAAAGACGAGAAATAAATGggagaaggggaaaaaaaaaactcacatagGTGAACCCAGgtaccaaataaaataaatatgagaaaatgatACAATCAGCTATGAAGGGAGAATTCAGCAAGCGGGTGTTACTTTATTCATGCTGTTAGAAATTGGAAGTCCTTCCTTTGGGTGGGTGTATTTTTTCCTGAGCTAAAGAGATTTAAGATTGCAGGAtcagaagttaaaaaaaaaggaccaaaaGCATCCTTATTTCATGCCCTTAGTCACATATTATACACTGCCACAAAACATAACTTCAAGTCATCCAAATAACATAAGCATTGGCGGATCTTGAAGTTGCTTTTACAAAGGGATTTTTACAAGGGTCACAGAGACCAAAATATGGCTCAAGGCTTAGTAATATCAAAGCAACAATTGTATTGTCATCAAATTGGCATTGTACAAGCaagatttttcctttcttttggaAGGTTAAAATGGTTTTGTTACATCAAACACTATTCAATCAATCAGATTACACCTTCTGAATGCTAGGGTTTATACGAAAAGAGAGTAGTTCAATACAAGAACATGCTAACATGATTATAAAGTTTTGTATTCAAATGTAAAATAGCCACTCTCAGCAACGGACCTGCTGAATTGCAATTCTGTCCAACTGCTTAATCAGAGATGCTGCTTGATGATATCCATGATCTACTAGAGCTGCAAGCTTATCTGGTAAACAGGTTGATCAAATGGCCAATAACTCCCGTGACAATACCAAGCAAGCAGCCAGCAATAACCTGTAATCAAACAATGATATAAAAGAAtgacaaccaccaccaacataGAAACAATTCATTTCACAGCTTCTCTTCAAGGTATGTTAGTTATAAATAGGATCCGGATCCTCAAATCACAACTTGCAACTCTGTTCCTTGATAAGCTAAGGAGTTGAACCAAATGATACATTCCTAGAAGGTGAAAATTATAACCATCTAGAAGTACTAATCCTGAAGGGACCAGCAATACAGCAATATGTCATATTAGGCACACCGTGAACTCAATATAAATGAGTTTTAATCTCGTATATGGGATTATATGGTACATGATGCTAAGTGAAGTCAGAATTTCTaagaaaatagcatttaaaTTCTCTGAAGTCTCAGCTTCTGACAATTTAAAGCTAGGAACTGAATAGATGTACTTACATTGAAGAAACAACTTATTTTAACAATACAATCCTGTGCAATCTACAGAGCAACTATTGTTTGTGGGGATATTAAGATTATCAAGTATCTTCATCAAAAGAATATCCatataattttaacaaaacatggCAGGTTAGGGAAGTTAAAAACATCATAATCTCAATCAATGAAGAACAACTCAAGCTAAATGGATGTTCTCAAGATACATAGACTAAAATTCCTTGAATTCTAATAAAGTATCATGTGGATTTACCATCTAATCATAGAAGGCAGCATACCTGAGGAGGGGTATGACCAAGAAGTTCACGCAATGGTCTGCTCTCAGCCAGAGGATGCTCGGCGGGAAGTTCATATACAATTTGATTCAAAACCTAAAGAATGTCCAGTTTGAATACATGAAACAAATTagctaaaaagaaaacaagatgcCCATGTATCTCAATGGTATCAAAATAGCTGTTAATCGAATGcattccaaaaaacaaaagcttcTTTTAGAATTCAATTCTTAGATATGACTTGGGAGTTAAGAGAGTAATGGGAGAAAGCTTGTGCGAGAAACAAAGAGGAGAGGGTTTTGTTGGGGGGGGAAGAAAACCAAGATCAGCAAAAGCATCAAACCTCTGCTTGGCGTCCAGCATGTAATCTCACACCAGTGGCATCATACATCACCTGCCATGAAATTCTCTACATCAGAGACCTCCCCACATTACAGATAACACATTGTTTGAAAATACTTAACAGGATgcaaataaataacaactaaaGCTGAACTTCAAAATAAATGTTCAGATGCTATAGTAACACAAgttttaaagaaatatctatgagggttatatttatatttctcattAGCCAATCACAAGTAGATGCAGAGAGGGGGTCATACAACACATGCTAAGACCAATGCAGTTGCAAACACAGATCCTCCAAAGCCTTCTTGGAACCCGACGGCTGCAGCGAGAGCAGTAACAATCGCAGAATGAGATGATGGCATTCCACCAGACCCAACAATTTGCTTGAGATCCCATCGTCTTTCCTTATACCTGCAAATCTATAAAGATTAAGACTCTTAGGATAAATTAAAGTCAAGCAGGACTGCCACATCAATCTAAGTAGAAGCATAAGAGTCACATATAGCTAGAAACCCCTTTAACTAAGCTCAAAAAAGCATTCAGATAAGCTTGCAACtagaaaattgaaatctaaCAATATATCTAGAATTTGCCGAAAATATTAAAGAACTCCTCTCTACCAACATTCATTTTATCATATCATATTTATAAGAACCAAATGATTATTAGTATTAGGTAATTAGAACATCAACCAACCCATGGAATCCTACTTTAGTCTTGTACCTAGCCATCCTTGCCCTCGTTCTATCATGCCCCAAATGGCTGTTTCGATCATTGGCATATGAAAATTCAAGTCAATGGCaccaaaacaagaaagcaatacccaaaaaaaaaaaaaaaaaaatgccatcaTTAGAACATATATGAGCTAATGCATTGACCTCACAAGTCAAGTCATTTGGAGAAGTCATAGCGAGTTAGCAACAACCCATTATCTTGATGGGGATTAATGGAATTAAACGTGGCTAAATgtcaccaaaaataaaataaaaaaaattgaacccaatGAAACTTGGGActtgaaaaagaattttattaaattgacttCATAAGTTTCTAAAACAGTTTATATTCATTTCAAGATCTGGGCAAGGCCAAATCCGCTTAATAAATGCGCTACGATCACAAAGCAAAATCACAATATATTTaatctaaacaaacaaaccccATCATAAAAATTGAATTGGATTGTTGCAAAAAGAAAACGAAACCCAAGTCAGATCCAAAGTAAAGAATcgcaagaaagaagaaaaactcaataaaagaaaacaagagagagagagagagagaatagaagTAGAGAAAATACCAGGAGGTGAAGACCTTGATAAATTGGGCCATAGCGAAAGCTGTGAAAGCAGAAATGAGTGGATAATTCGTAAAGATTGAGGATGAGAAGGACGAGGAAGACGATGTAGcatccatctctct
This genomic stretch from Quercus lobata isolate SW786 chromosome 3, ValleyOak3.0 Primary Assembly, whole genome shotgun sequence harbors:
- the LOC115982665 gene encoding uncharacterized protein LOC115982665, producing the protein MDATSSSSSFSSSIFTNYPLISAFTAFAMAQFIKVFTSWYKERRWDLKQIVGSGGMPSSHSAIVTALAAAVGFQEGFGGSVFATALVLACVVMYDATGVRLHAGRQAEVLNQIVYELPAEHPLAESRPLRELLGHTPPQVIAGCLLGIVTGVIGHLINLFTR
- the LOC115982285 gene encoding uncharacterized protein LOC115982285 isoform X2, with translation MASKNTKVLPKSNSKQTHLGSINFEAEAYQTPSFSMAMIRCFRFLSLVLDQSVSFSLYFSPNWVFRKIDGLAEEIQRSQPPVELWRKFIYCTSLSGSILGSVDHMQPQDFEKIVSPISVAHFSQYKLTASLLKQLEDLSFHIHTSEAFEGLNCRPLKGQEILMGHECVSIDATGQCVDVTVAFLKEGKYMEKNIQCNILVGADGAGSTIRKLVGIDLRGEKDMQKLVSVHFLSRDLGQYLINERPGMLFFIFNTEAIGVLVAHDLKQGEFVLQMPFYPPQQNIEDFSPEICKKLIFKLVGRELSDIDVIDIKPWVMHAEVAEKFVCNDNRIILAGDAAHRFPPAGGFGMNTGIQDAHNLAWKIASVVKGIAPTSILETYETERKPIAIFNTALSVQNFRAAMSVPAALGLDPTIANSVHQVINSGVGSVLPSGLQRAILDGIFTIGRVQLSEHLLTESHPLGSMRLAKLRHIFEEGKSLQLQFPAEDLGFRYRKGALIPESDSVLGAPELPTGRRRDYVPSADPGSRLPHMNVKVLSNLSNEEICSTLDLVSGDKVEFLLIIAPVEESYHLAHAAFKLAKEFEVSAKVCVLRSAGTKGIEEGSNAALTPWENYIDVVEVKRSSTSPSWWDICQMTDKGAILVRPDEHIAWRAKSRVVGDPIMEMKRVFSAILGVDSTKR
- the LOC115982285 gene encoding uncharacterized protein LOC115982285 isoform X1, which encodes MMRVLGFINNSFNGLQKHKGIAKIKFKANPLGFNQFRSRGLSDSKFFNGNDTVLPVLIVGAGPVGLVLSILLTKLGVKCAVLEKGKSFSKHPQAHFINNRTMEVFRKIDGLAEEIQRSQPPVELWRKFIYCTSLSGSILGSVDHMQPQDFEKIVSPISVAHFSQYKLTASLLKQLEDLSFHIHTSEAFEGLNCRPLKGQEILMGHECVSIDATGQCVDVTVAFLKEGKYMEKNIQCNILVGADGAGSTIRKLVGIDLRGEKDMQKLVSVHFLSRDLGQYLINERPGMLFFIFNTEAIGVLVAHDLKQGEFVLQMPFYPPQQNIEDFSPEICKKLIFKLVGRELSDIDVIDIKPWVMHAEVAEKFVCNDNRIILAGDAAHRFPPAGGFGMNTGIQDAHNLAWKIASVVKGIAPTSILETYETERKPIAIFNTALSVQNFRAAMSVPAALGLDPTIANSVHQVINSGVGSVLPSGLQRAILDGIFTIGRVQLSEHLLTESHPLGSMRLAKLRHIFEEGKSLQLQFPAEDLGFRYRKGALIPESDSVLGAPELPTGRRRDYVPSADPGSRLPHMNVKVLSNLSNEEICSTLDLVSGDKVEFLLIIAPVEESYHLAHAAFKLAKEFEVSAKVCVLRSAGTKGIEEGSNAALTPWENYIDVVEVKRSSTSPSWWDICQMTDKGAILVRPDEHIAWRAKSRVVGDPIMEMKRVFSAILGVDSTKR